The Chlorocebus sabaeus isolate Y175 chromosome 16, mChlSab1.0.hap1, whole genome shotgun sequence genome window below encodes:
- the MRPL10 gene encoding large ribosomal subunit protein uL10m isoform X1, with protein MISAHCNLCLPGSSDSPASASQVARITGRLPTLQTVRYGSKAVTRHHRVMHFQRQKLMAVTEYIPPKPAIHPACLPSPPSPPQEETGLIRLLRREIAAVFQDNRMIAVCQNVALSAEDKLLMRHQLRKHKILMKVFPNQVLKPFLEDSKYQNLLPLFVGHNILLVSEEPKVKEMVRILRTVPFLPLLGGCIDDTILSRQGFINYSKLPSLPLVQGELVGGLTHLTTQTHSLLQHQPLQLTTLLDQYIREQREKDSVVSASGKPDPPDPVPDL; from the exons atgatctcggctcactgcaacctctgcctcccgggttcaagcgattctcctgcctcagcctctcaagtagctaggattacag GCCGGCTGCCTACCCTCCAGACTGTCCGCTATGGCTCCAAGGCTGTTACCCGCCACCATCGTGTGATGCACTTTCAGCGGCAGAAGCTGATGGCTGTGACTGAATATATCCCCCCAAAACCAGCCATCCACCCAGCATGCCTGCCATCTCCTCCCAGCCCCCCACAGGAG GAGACAGGCCTCATCAGGCTTCTCCGCCGGGAGATAGCAGCAGTTTTCCAGGACAACCGAATGATAGCCGTCTGCCAGAACGTGGCTCTGAGCGCAGAGGACAAGCTTCTTATGCGACACCAGCTGCGGAAACACAAGATCCTGATGAAGGTCTTCCCCAACCAG GTCCTGAAGCCCTTCCTGGAGGATTCCAAGTACCAAAATCTGCTGCCCCTTTTTGTGGGGCACAACATACTGCTGGTCAGTGAAGAGCCCAAGGTCAAGGAGATGGTACGGATCTTAAGGACTGTGCCATTCCTGCCGCTGCTAG GTGGCTGCATTGATGACACCATCCTCAGCAGGCAGGGCTTTATCAACTACTCCAAGCTCCCCAGCCTGCCCCTGGTGCAGGGGGAGCTTGTTGGAGGCCTCACCCACCTCACGACCCAGACCCACTCCCTGCTTCAGCACCAGCCCCTGCAGCTGACCACCCTGTTGGACCAGTACATCAGAGAGCAACGGGAGAAGGATTCTGTTGTGTCGGCCAGTGGGAAGCCAGATCCTCCTGACCCTGTTCCGGACTTGTAG
- the MRPL10 gene encoding large ribosomal subunit protein uL10m isoform X3, whose translation MHFQRQKLMAVTEYIPPKPAIHPACLPSPPSPPQEETGLIRLLRREIAAVFQDNRMIAVCQNVALSAEDKLLMRHQLRKHKILMKVFPNQVLKPFLEDSKYQNLLPLFVGHNILLVSEEPKVKEMVRILRTVPFLPLLGGCIDDTILSRQGFINYSKLPSLPLVQGELVGGLTHLTTQTHSLLQHQPLQLTTLLDQYIREQREKDSVVSASGKPDPPDPVPDL comes from the exons ATGCACTTTCAGCGGCAGAAGCTGATGGCTGTGACTGAATATATCCCCCCAAAACCAGCCATCCACCCAGCATGCCTGCCATCTCCTCCCAGCCCCCCACAGGAG GAGACAGGCCTCATCAGGCTTCTCCGCCGGGAGATAGCAGCAGTTTTCCAGGACAACCGAATGATAGCCGTCTGCCAGAACGTGGCTCTGAGCGCAGAGGACAAGCTTCTTATGCGACACCAGCTGCGGAAACACAAGATCCTGATGAAGGTCTTCCCCAACCAG GTCCTGAAGCCCTTCCTGGAGGATTCCAAGTACCAAAATCTGCTGCCCCTTTTTGTGGGGCACAACATACTGCTGGTCAGTGAAGAGCCCAAGGTCAAGGAGATGGTACGGATCTTAAGGACTGTGCCATTCCTGCCGCTGCTAG GTGGCTGCATTGATGACACCATCCTCAGCAGGCAGGGCTTTATCAACTACTCCAAGCTCCCCAGCCTGCCCCTGGTGCAGGGGGAGCTTGTTGGAGGCCTCACCCACCTCACGACCCAGACCCACTCCCTGCTTCAGCACCAGCCCCTGCAGCTGACCACCCTGTTGGACCAGTACATCAGAGAGCAACGGGAGAAGGATTCTGTTGTGTCGGCCAGTGGGAAGCCAGATCCTCCTGACCCTGTTCCGGACTTGTAG
- the MRPL10 gene encoding large ribosomal subunit protein uL10m isoform X2, translated as MAAAVTGLLRGGFLPQAGRLPTLQTVRYGSKAVTRHHRVMHFQRQKLMAVTEYIPPKPAIHPACLPSPPSPPQEETGLIRLLRREIAAVFQDNRMIAVCQNVALSAEDKLLMRHQLRKHKILMKVFPNQVLKPFLEDSKYQNLLPLFVGHNILLVSEEPKVKEMVRILRTVPFLPLLGGCIDDTILSRQGFINYSKLPSLPLVQGELVGGLTHLTTQTHSLLQHQPLQLTTLLDQYIREQREKDSVVSASGKPDPPDPVPDL; from the exons ATGGCTGCGGCCGTGACTGGGTTGCTGCGTGGGGGTTTCCTGCCCCAGGCGG GCCGGCTGCCTACCCTCCAGACTGTCCGCTATGGCTCCAAGGCTGTTACCCGCCACCATCGTGTGATGCACTTTCAGCGGCAGAAGCTGATGGCTGTGACTGAATATATCCCCCCAAAACCAGCCATCCACCCAGCATGCCTGCCATCTCCTCCCAGCCCCCCACAGGAG GAGACAGGCCTCATCAGGCTTCTCCGCCGGGAGATAGCAGCAGTTTTCCAGGACAACCGAATGATAGCCGTCTGCCAGAACGTGGCTCTGAGCGCAGAGGACAAGCTTCTTATGCGACACCAGCTGCGGAAACACAAGATCCTGATGAAGGTCTTCCCCAACCAG GTCCTGAAGCCCTTCCTGGAGGATTCCAAGTACCAAAATCTGCTGCCCCTTTTTGTGGGGCACAACATACTGCTGGTCAGTGAAGAGCCCAAGGTCAAGGAGATGGTACGGATCTTAAGGACTGTGCCATTCCTGCCGCTGCTAG GTGGCTGCATTGATGACACCATCCTCAGCAGGCAGGGCTTTATCAACTACTCCAAGCTCCCCAGCCTGCCCCTGGTGCAGGGGGAGCTTGTTGGAGGCCTCACCCACCTCACGACCCAGACCCACTCCCTGCTTCAGCACCAGCCCCTGCAGCTGACCACCCTGTTGGACCAGTACATCAGAGAGCAACGGGAGAAGGATTCTGTTGTGTCGGCCAGTGGGAAGCCAGATCCTCCTGACCCTGTTCCGGACTTGTAG